From Streptomyces sp. NBC_01551:
GCCGCGCCCCGCCGACGGCGGCCAGAGCGGCGCTGCCTGCGATCACGACGGTGCGGCCCCGGACCTCGGCCTCGCGACGCCCTCAGCGACGCACTCGGCGACGCACTCGGCGACGCCCTCAGCGACAACCGAAACGCTACGGGGGTGACGTCTAGACCATCCGTCGGACATGTAACAGTTGTCCGGATCCTCCCCGCCGAAGCCGTTAAGCCGACGCCCGACGAAGGCCACTCCCGACCGGCGGCAAAAAGCCCTCCCGGTCGAAACCGGAAGGGCCGAGGGCCGGACAGGGGGGATCGCGGGGATCAGCTCAGGCCGCGACTGCGTTCACCGATGCGGTCACCCTGCGGGGTGCCCGAGCGCTTGAGCTCCGCCTTCGTGTGCGCACCGCCCTTGACCTTGCTCCGTACCGGACCCTCGAAGCCGTGGCCCTGCGTGCGGCGCTCCTGGTTGGACTCCAGCGCCTTCGCGACAGCCGTCCGGAAATCCTGCTTCTGCTCTTTGCTCATCCCGTCGTCAACTCCCTCGGGAAGCACCCAATCGGACTATTGGGATCGTATGCAGATATGGCGGCAAACGCACCCGGACCGAACGCAAAGAAAAATGGATCAAGGCCGGGGCGGAGCGGGGCGGACCGGTGGCCCCAGCGTCTGCGTCACCAGCTCCTCCGGGCACGGCGTCCCCCGCGGGAGCTGGTACTTCGCCGCCACCCGGTACTCGCCGGCCGCCGGCGCCAGCAGCTCCGTCCACACGTCGCCCTCGACGTCCGGGGCCGCCTTGAACAGGCACCCGGCCGTGTTCGGCTGCTTCGCCTGCGGCGGCGCCACCGGCTTCCCCGCGCCGTCCACCAGCCCCAGCCACGGCGAATGCGGGATCCGCACCAGCACCCGCCCGGGCTGCTTCACGTCGATGACCAGCCGGTCGGCGCTCGCCCGCACCACCGTCGCGGGCCCGGCGACCAGGTCCGTCGGCTCGTGGACCTTGAACAGCCGCCAGTTCCGGTCGCCCCACACCTGCTGGAGGTACGGGAGCCCCTCACCCACCAGCTTCGCCTCGTCCTCGCCGCCCGAGTCGGGTTTGTCGGCGGGCAGCACCACGTAGTGCACGGCCCAGCGGTCCAGCCAGGCCCGGTAGCTCGCGGCACTGAGGGAGTCGTCGTAGAAGATCGGGTTCCGCTCCAGGTCGGCCTGCCGGTTCCAGCCGCGCGCGAGGTTCACGTACGAGGGGAAGGCCGACGACTCGCGGTGGCTGCTGGCCGGGACCACCTCGACCCGGCCGCGGTCGGCGCCCGCCTTCTGGAGCTGGTCGACGAGCGGGGCGAGCTCGCGGTTCCATGCCGCCACCGGAGTGGTGCGGACGATGTCCGTGATGCTGTTGGACGTGATCCAGACGTTCAGGCCGACGAAGGCGAGCAGCAGCCCGTACCACTGCCGCGAGCGCGGCACGGCGTACGGGAGGGCCGCGAGGGCCACGGCCGCGCCGAACAGCATGATCATCCGGGTGACGTTGGAGCCGACCTGGGAGTCGATCAGCCAGGTCAGCAGTACCCCGAGCGCGTACACGCCCGAGGCGATGCGGACCGTCTTCCACCGCTTCGGCACCAGGACCAGGAGCGCCACCGCGAACACGAACGGCGGCGCGGCCGAGCCGATCTTCATCGGCTGCGTGCCGGAGAACGGGAACAGCCAGGCCGACAGCCCGACCACCGCCACCGGGGCCAGCCCCAGCGCGTAGGCGCCCGGGCGCCGCCCGCTCAGGAACAGCGCGGCCGCGATCACCCCGAGGAACAGCCCGGCGACCGGACTGGCGGCGGTCGCGAGACCGGCCAGCGGGGCCGCGACGGCGGCCTTGGCCCAACGGCGCTCGGCCCACTTGCGGGGCCAGCAGAACACGGCGGCGACCGCGCCGAGCGCGAACACCACGCCGAGCCCGAAGGTGACGCGGCCGGACATGGCGTTGCACAGCAGCCCGTACACCCCGGCGAGGGCCGGCCACAGCGGCTGCCGGACGACGCCCCGGCAGCGGGTCAGGATCAGCGCGAACAGCCCCGCCGAGAGGGTGCCGGCGATCATCATCGTGGTCCGGACGCCGATCATGTACATCACGTACGGCGAGACGACGCTGTACGAGACCGGGTGCATGCCGCCGTACCAGGCGAGGTTGTACGCCGAGTCGGGGTGGCGGCCGACGAACTCGGCCCACGCGTCCTGCGCGGCGAGGTCGCCGCCGCTGTTGGCGAAGCTGAAGAACCAGGCGATGTGCAAGGCCGCGGCGACGGCGGAGGCGACGGCCACCGGGTGCCGGTGGGCCCAGCCGAGGGCGCCGCGCGCACGGCCCCGTATGCCGGCGCCGTCGTCGGACACGGCGGAATCGGCCGGGACGCCCTTCGCCGGATCCCGGCGCGGGCCCGGCCCGGCCCCCTGCTCCTGCCTCTGCTGCTCAGCGGTGGTCACTGCCGACGCACACTCCCCAACACCTGACGACATACGACGACGACACCCTGGTCCCGGGTCCCGGGTCCCGGGTCCCGGGTCCGTAGACGCGCTCCGGCGCCCCGGGGTTGCCCGGGGCGCCGGTTCACGCGGTCACGCGGTCACCCGCTCTAGCCGACGCGGGTCAGCTTGCTGCCGATGCCCGGCGCGGCCAGGTCGCTCTTCAGCGCCACCGGCACCTTCACCTGGCTGGCGCCCTCACCGACGGTCAGCACGCCGACCTCGGTGCCGGCCCCGGCGGTCTGGGGAAGCTTGGTGCCGCCGCTGCCCAGCTTGACGTTGACGGTGAGGGTCGGCCAGCCGACCGCCTCCACGTCGGCGGTCGCGACGACCGGGGTGTGGCCGCCGAGGCCGTCGTCCACGTACCCGACGACATCGCCCTTCTTCACGACCGGCGCGTTCGTCAGCATCTTCTGCGTGGACAGCATGATCTGCCTGCTGGCGTCGATGGCGGTCCCCAGGATCGGTACGCCGTGCTGGCCGAGGACCGCGCCGACGATCAGCTGGTTGGTCTCGCCGACCTTCTTCTCCGCGGCGAAGAGCAGGTTGCCGCCGGCCTTCGTGGTGGAGCCGGTCTTGATGCCGAGCGAGCCGTTGAAGGGGATCAGGTCGTTGTAGTTCCGCCAGGACTTGCCGGACTGGTCGGTCCACTTGGGCAGCTTGGTGATCGCGATCAGCTCCGGCATCTCGACGATCTTGAGACCGAGCTTGACCTGGTCCTCGGCGGTGCTGACCGTGGTCGCGTCCAGACCCGAGGGGTCCGTGTACGTGGTGTTGGTCATGCCGAGTTCCTTGGCGGTGTCGTTCATCTTCTTGACGAACGCCTCCTGGTCACCGTTGCTGTCCCAGCGCGCGAGGAGCCGCGCGACGTTGTTGGCGGACGGGATCATGATCGCGGCGAGGGCGTCGTACTGCGAGATCTGCTCGCCCGCCTTGAGGGTGTTGACCGTCGACTCGCCCTCGGACTCCTTCTTGCCGTCGTCCACCGCGGTCTTGTCGATGTCGATCATCGCGCCCTTTTCCCCCTTCTTGAGGGGGTGGCCCTTGAGGATCACGTACGCGGTCATCGCCTTGGCGACACTGCCGATCGCGACGGGCTTCTGCTCGCCGAAGGTGCCGACGGTGCCGAGGCCGGCCGCCGCCATGTAGGCCTGACCCTCCTTCGGCCACGGCAGCGTCGGGGCGCCGCCGTCGAAGGTGTACGTGTTCTTCGCGGTCATCGTGAGCTTCGGCTCGGGCAGCGGGCGGACCAGCTGCACGACGGCGAGGATGACGGCCAGGAGGCCGACGATCGGCGCGTAGATCTTGAAGCGCCGGACGGTGGTGCGGAGCGGGCTCGGCGGCGGGGGCGGGTTGTTCGTCAGGTCCGCGAGCATGTCGAGCGGCGGCTTCGGCGGCAGCGGCTGCTGCGTGGTCCGCTCGCCGGGCTCCAGCGACACCGGCGGCGGCGCCGGGCGGGACGCGGCCGGGGGTTTCGGCGCGGCCGTACCCTCGCCGCGCAGCGGCACGAACGTACTGGACCCCGCGGGTCCGGAGCCGGGCTTCCTGGCGGCGTCGCCGCCCGGCTGGGCGGGCTTGCCCGCGTCCGGCTTCACCGGGGCCGGCTTCACCGCGCGGAACACGGCGGTCTTCTCACTGTCCGCCGGCTCACCGGCGTCGCCGGGCTTGGCGGGAGCCGGCGTCGGCTTCACGACACCGAAGGCGGTCGTCCGCCGGTCGGCCTCCGGCTTGGCGGGCTTGGCGTCATCCGCGGGCTTGGCATCATCCGCGGGCTTGGCAGCGTCGGCCGGCTTGGCAGCGTCGGCGGGCTTGGCAGCCTTAACGGCGTCCGCCGGCTTCACCGCGCGGAACACCGCGGTGCGCTCACTGTCCGCCGGCTCGCCCCCGTCGGCCGGCTTGGCCGGGGCGGGCTTGGCGACACCGAACGCGGTCCGCTGGTCGGTGCCCGGCTTGGCATCACCGGCGGGCTTCGCGGAGGCGGACGGGCTCGCGGGCTTGGCGGCGTCCGCCGGCTTCACCGCGCGGAACACCGCGGTGCGCTCACTGTCCGCCGGCTCGCCCCCGTCGGCCGGCTTGGCCGGGGCGGGCTTGGCCGGGGCGGGCTTGGCGACACCGAACGCGGTCTTCGGCTCATCGGCGGGCGCCGGCTTGGCGGAAGCGGAGTCCTCGGCCTTGGCCTTGGCCTTGTCCTCGGCGGGCTTCGGCATCCGGAACACGGCCGTGCGCTCGCTGTCCACCGGCTCGTCGGCAGCAGCCGGCTTCTCCGGGCTCGGCTTCACGACGCCGAAGGCGGTGGTCCGCTGGTCCGCGCCACCGGCGGGCTGCGCGGAAGCGGAACCCTCACCCTCGGCCGGCTTCGGCTTCACGACGCCGAAGGCCGTCGTCCGCTGATCGGCGTCCGGCTTGGCACCACCGGCGAGGCGCTCGGAAGCGGAACGGTCGGCATCGGCCGGCTTCGGCTTCACCACGCCGAAGGCGGTGGTCCGCTGGTCCGAACCACCGGCGGGCTGCGCGGAAGCGGAACCCTTGGCCTCAACCTCGGCGGGCTTCGGCGCGCGGAAGACGGCCGTGCGCTCGCTGTCCACCGGCTCATCGGCGGCAGCCGGCCGCGCAGAAGCGGAGCCGCGCTTCGCGGCGTCCGACGCCGTCACCCGGTCGTCCCCGGTCGGCTTCACCGGAGCGGAACCCTTGGCCTCGCTCGGCCGGTCGGCGGGGTCGGCGGAATCCGACCCGGCATCACCGGCCGGCCGTACGGAAGCGGAACCCTCGGCCGGATCCGTTTCCACCCGACCGGGCGACCCGGAACCGGACCCGGTGCCGGACGCGTCCCCGGATTTGGAGGCGGATGCGGACCCGGAGCCGGAGCCAGGGTCGGATTCAGAGTCGGAGTCGGAGTCGGAGTCGGAGTCGGCGTCGGAGGAGGATTCGGCGTCGGCGTCAGCACCGCCGGCGGCACCGGCACCGGCACCGTTCTCGGACTCCGAGGCGACCCACGCCGCCACCGCGTCCCGCAACGGGTCAACACCCTCCGGCTCCGGTTCGGGATCCCGCGGCCGGAACACCGACAGCCTCGGGTCGCGCCCCTCCCCCACCGCACCTTCATCTACCGACTTGTCGGGGGACTCGCCCGCCACCAGTTCCTCCTCGATCGCCGTCCGGCTGCTGTCCGAACCGTCTAACAGTGTCCCGTCTAGGGGGCATCGCCGACCCGCTAGACGAGAACGACATAGCTGCCGGTTCCCCCACAAAGCGGCCAGGCGCTCTCGACAGATGAATGTGAGAGGCGTCACCCTGTCACTCATCCACGCGGGGAGGCATGGATGGGCAGGAGCCGCAGAACAATTCCGGAGGAGCTTCTGCTGCTCGCCTTGGACCCGACCACGGGAACCACGGCGCAGCCGCAGTCGCTCGACCTCGGCCTGGCCGGGGCACAGCTAGTAGAGCTGGCTCTGGCAGGACGGATAGCCCCTGACGGGGATCGTATCGCCGTGGTGATGCCACGGCCGACAGGAGATCCGACTCTGGACTCCGCACTG
This genomic window contains:
- a CDS encoding MFS transporter; this encodes MSSGVGECASAVTTAEQQRQEQGAGPGPRRDPAKGVPADSAVSDDGAGIRGRARGALGWAHRHPVAVASAVAAALHIAWFFSFANSGGDLAAQDAWAEFVGRHPDSAYNLAWYGGMHPVSYSVVSPYVMYMIGVRTTMMIAGTLSAGLFALILTRCRGVVRQPLWPALAGVYGLLCNAMSGRVTFGLGVVFALGAVAAVFCWPRKWAERRWAKAAVAAPLAGLATAASPVAGLFLGVIAAALFLSGRRPGAYALGLAPVAVVGLSAWLFPFSGTQPMKIGSAAPPFVFAVALLVLVPKRWKTVRIASGVYALGVLLTWLIDSQVGSNVTRMIMLFGAAVALAALPYAVPRSRQWYGLLLAFVGLNVWITSNSITDIVRTTPVAAWNRELAPLVDQLQKAGADRGRVEVVPASSHRESSAFPSYVNLARGWNRQADLERNPIFYDDSLSAASYRAWLDRWAVHYVVLPADKPDSGGEDEAKLVGEGLPYLQQVWGDRNWRLFKVHEPTDLVAGPATVVRASADRLVIDVKQPGRVLVRIPHSPWLGLVDGAGKPVAPPQAKQPNTAGCLFKAAPDVEGDVWTELLAPAAGEYRVAAKYQLPRGTPCPEELVTQTLGPPVRPAPPRP
- a CDS encoding D-alanyl-D-alanine carboxypeptidase encodes the protein MAGESPDKSVDEGAVGEGRDPRLSVFRPRDPEPEPEGVDPLRDAVAAWVASESENGAGAGAAGGADADAESSSDADSDSDSDSDSESDPGSGSGSASASKSGDASGTGSGSGSPGRVETDPAEGSASVRPAGDAGSDSADPADRPSEAKGSAPVKPTGDDRVTASDAAKRGSASARPAAADEPVDSERTAVFRAPKPAEVEAKGSASAQPAGGSDQRTTAFGVVKPKPADADRSASERLAGGAKPDADQRTTAFGVVKPKPAEGEGSASAQPAGGADQRTTAFGVVKPSPEKPAAADEPVDSERTAVFRMPKPAEDKAKAKAEDSASAKPAPADEPKTAFGVAKPAPAKPAPAKPADGGEPADSERTAVFRAVKPADAAKPASPSASAKPAGDAKPGTDQRTAFGVAKPAPAKPADGGEPADSERTAVFRAVKPADAVKAAKPADAAKPADAAKPADDAKPADDAKPAKPEADRRTTAFGVVKPTPAPAKPGDAGEPADSEKTAVFRAVKPAPVKPDAGKPAQPGGDAARKPGSGPAGSSTFVPLRGEGTAAPKPPAASRPAPPPVSLEPGERTTQQPLPPKPPLDMLADLTNNPPPPPSPLRTTVRRFKIYAPIVGLLAVILAVVQLVRPLPEPKLTMTAKNTYTFDGGAPTLPWPKEGQAYMAAAGLGTVGTFGEQKPVAIGSVAKAMTAYVILKGHPLKKGEKGAMIDIDKTAVDDGKKESEGESTVNTLKAGEQISQYDALAAIMIPSANNVARLLARWDSNGDQEAFVKKMNDTAKELGMTNTTYTDPSGLDATTVSTAEDQVKLGLKIVEMPELIAITKLPKWTDQSGKSWRNYNDLIPFNGSLGIKTGSTTKAGGNLLFAAEKKVGETNQLIVGAVLGQHGVPILGTAIDASRQIMLSTQKMLTNAPVVKKGDVVGYVDDGLGGHTPVVATADVEAVGWPTLTVNVKLGSGGTKLPQTAGAGTEVGVLTVGEGASQVKVPVALKSDLAAPGIGSKLTRVG